From the genome of Peptococcaceae bacterium 1198_IL3148:
TGACAACTGCCACCCCAGCCACCGGTGTAGCAGCCTCAATTCCCAGTACGTACACTCTTTAACAGCTCCTCAACTATACTATTATATCTTTCACCTATGCCATCAAATCTTAACAGTCGCTCAAATTCCCCTTGATTTTCAAAATGGATGTCAAGCCGTTCCTCAGGTAGCACGTCGGCCACTATATCAGCCCATTCCACCAACGTAACTCCGTCACCATAAAAATACTCTTCATAACCTAAGTCTTCCATATCCTCAGCACCACCAAGGCGATATGTATCCATATGATATAAAGGCAATCTGCCAACATACTCATT
Proteins encoded in this window:
- the tsaE gene encoding tRNA (adenosine(37)-N6)-threonylcarbamoyltransferase complex ATPase subunit type 1 TsaE, which encodes MLEVKTKSPQQTKAWGKLLGELAEPGDVFCLYGDLGVGKTHLSQGVAQGLGVEEHVTSPTFTLINEYVGRLPLYHMDTYRLGGAEDMEDLGYEEYFYGDGVTLVEWADIVADVLPEERLDIHFENQGEFERLLRFDGIGERYNSIVEELLKSVRTGN